One region of Trichosurus vulpecula isolate mTriVul1 chromosome 1, mTriVul1.pri, whole genome shotgun sequence genomic DNA includes:
- the LOC118835607 gene encoding ubiquitin thioesterase OTUB1-like encodes MAAEEPQQQKADPLVSDNERAGLTYDEAILAQEDQIQREIAIQNPLVSERLELSVLYKEYAKDDTIYQQKVRDLHKKYSFIRKTRPDGNCFYRAFGFAQLEALLEDSEELQRFKAVSARSKEDLVSQGFADFVIEDFHATFMDLIERVEERTSVDELLAAFNDQSTSDYLVVYLRLLTSGYLQRQNKFFEHFIEGGQTVKEFCEQEVEPMCKESDHIHIMALAQALGVPIQVEYMDRGEGGTTNPHVFLEGSEPKVYLLYRPGHYDILYK; translated from the coding sequence ATGGCGGCGGAGGAACCACAGCAGCAGAAGGCGGACCCCCTGGTAAGCGACAATGAAAGAGCCGGTCTGACCTACGATGAAGCCATCCTGGCCCAGGAAGACCAAATTCAGAGGGAAATTGCCATACAGAATCCGCTGGTCTCCGAGCGTCTGGAGCTCTCGGTGCTTTACAAGGAGTATGCCAAAGACGACACCATCTATCAGCAGAAGGTCAGGGACCTGCACAAGAAATACTCCTTCATCCGGAAGACCAGGCCCGACGGCAACTGCTTCTACCGAGCCTTCGGCTTCGCGCAGTTGGAGGCTCTTCTGGAGGACAGCGAGGAGCTTCAGAGATTCAAAGCCGTCTCTGCCCGCAGCAAGGAGGACCTGGTGTCTCAGGGCTTCGCAGACTTCGTCATCGAAGACTTCCACGCCACCTTCATGGACCTGATCGAGCGGGTGGAGGAGCGCACCTCCGTGGACGAACTGCTGGCCGCCTTCAATGACCAGAGCACCTCTGACTACCTGGTGGTGTACCTGCGGCTGCTCACCTCCGGCTACCTGCAGCGCCAGAACAAGTTCTTCGAGCACTTCATCGAGGGGGGACAGACGGTCAAGGAGTTTTGTGAGCAGGAGGTGGAGCCCATGTGCAAGGAGAGTGACCACATCCACATCATGGCGCTGGCGCAGGCCCTCGGAGTCCCCATCCAGGTGGAGTACATGGACCGCGGTGAGGGCGGCACCACCAACCCCCACGTCTTCCTCGAGGGCTCCGAGCCCAAGGTGTATCTGCTGTACAGACCCGGACACTACGACATCCTTTACAAATAG